The region GAGCTATGCGCTGGCTGGCCCGCCATCGCGGCGTAGAAGTGATTGAGATCGAACACCAGCACCCCGCCAGTTTCGACAGTTTGCTCAGCACTTACCGCGAAGCCTTCGCACGCTATCCGCGCCTGAAGTTGATGGCCCTCACCCACGTCACCCACCGCACCGGTCTGGTGATGCCGGTCAAAGCGATTGCCGCCGCTGCCCGAGAGCACGGTATCGACGTGATCCTTGATGGCGCGCATGCCCTCGGCCAAATCGAGTTCAAACTTGATGAGCTGGGCATCGCCTTTGCCGGCTTCAATCTGCACAAATGGATGGGTGCACCGCTGACCCTGGGCTTCATATACATCGCGCCCCAGCGTCTGTCCGACATCGACCCGGACATGGGGGAAGCGCATTTCCCGATCAACGACATTCGTGCCAGAACGCCCTATAGCACACCTAACATCCCTGCCCTGCTGACTCTCCCACTGGTGTTCGAAGAACATAGGGCCATGGGCGGTGCTCCCGCCAAAGGCGCTCGGCTGAACTACTTGCGCAACCTGTGGGTCAGCGCTGTGCGCGAATTGCCGGGAATCGAAGTCATGACGCCGGACGACCCGCGACTGTATTGCGGTATTACCTCGCTGCGCTTTACCCATCACCCCGACCAGCAGCAGATGGCCGAGCGATTGCTCAACGAGTACAACGTGTTCACCGTCGCGCGCAGCGGCGCTGCCTGCGGCACCTGCATTCGCATTACGCCAGGGCTGACCACCACCGCCGCCGACATGAAGATATTGAGCCGAGCGCTGAGCGAACTGCGCTGACCTCATCGGCAACCTGCCCTAAACAGTGTATTTGTCGAAATCTTCGGGTTTGATGTGCGTCGACACCGCGAAGGTGTCGATACCGATACTTAAATGCCCGAAAAAACCGTCTTCGTGAGTGTCTCGACCGAGGGTGTGAATGGTCAAGGTCGAGGCGGCAGCCGCCCTTGAGTCGTCGCTATTCGCTGGCCGGTTGCTCTGTGACAAAGAGGTCAGGCCCCGATACTCCCTAGCGTTGAGCGCCGACCTGGAGACCGTCTCGGGAAAATAAAGCTTCCCGACCCAAGCCACCTGCTCCTCGTCCTGACAACGGGTGCCGGAGACCATTCGTACCGCCAAATGGATGTGCAGGACCCGACCCGCATAGAAACCCGGATAGATTGTGGTAAACCGCACGTTGCCTTTGTGGTCAGTGAATTGCCCACCGCGCAGGTAAGTATTGCCATCGGAACACGGGATAGAGTCGGTGCCGAGGACATCGACGTCTTCTTGTGGCTCGACGTCGTTCCATCCCGAACAGGTGTCGCGCATGTTGCAATGCCAGATATCCACCAACGCGTCGGTGACCGGTTCACTCGTCATCGCATCGACAATCGTCAGCCTTAGTATCAGGGGAATACCGTCGGCGCCTTCGCTGATATTTCTTCTGATGAGGTCCGGACGCTTTAAATGAGGGCCAGTAATCTGCTCAGGCGAAAGCAGGAAAACCGCGGGGTGGGGAATCACGACTGGGGAGTTGTCGTCCATGATGTTCTCTCTTCCATAAGATGAACGCAGGTTAGCGCTGGACGAGATTCAACAGGCGGTAACTATGTATCGGATCATGTGATGTCAGACCCGTTTTCATCAGGCAAAAAAAAACGGTGCACCGACCAAGCGCACCGTAAAACCGTAGAACACACAACGAAGTGTTGGGTAAGCGATCAGTCCAGCAGCGCCAATGCCTCGGCGGTGCATTCCTGAATGCGGGCCCAGTCGCCGTTCTTGATCCACTCGGGATCAAGCATCCAGCTACCGCCCACGCACATGACATTTTTCAACGCCATGTAGCTTTTGATATTGGCCGGACTGACGCCGCCGGTCGGGCAAAATTTCACTTCGCCGAACGGGCCGCCCAGCGCCTTGATGGCCGCTACGCCGCCACTGACTTCGGCAGGAAACAACTTGAAGCGACGATAACCCAAGCCATAGCCTTCCATGATCCCGGAGGCATTGCTGATGCCCGGTAACAGCGGAATCGGGCTGTCGACACTGGCCTCCAGCAGATCACGGGTGATGCCTGGCGTGACGATGAACTGCGAACCTGCCCTTTCAGCGGCCGCCAGCATGTTGCGATCAAGCACAGTGCCAGCCCCCGTACACAGTTCCGGACGCTGCTCACGCAGTATCTGGATTGCCTTGAGGCCGAACTGCGAACGCAGGGTCACTTCCAACGCTGTCAGGCCACCGGCAGCCAAGGCGTCAGCCAACGGCAACACGTCCTGCTCGCGCGCGATGGTGATCACCGGCAGAATCCGCGCCTTGGCACAGAGGCTATCGATCAGGGCAACTTTATCCGCCATGGAAACGGTCGGGGATGGGTTTGTCATAGCGGCTGATCCTTGGCTCATGGGCACCAGTAAATCTCTAACTTAGATTGCAAAAATGCGCGAACCGGCATGGCGGCGACATCGTCACCGGCCAATGCGGCGTTCAGGGTGATCAGCTTGGACTGACCGGAAATCGACAGCACTGTGTGCTTGGCCGATGCCAACAATGCGCGGCTCATGCTCAGGCGCTGGTGCGGCACGCTCGGCGCCAGCATCGGCCAGCAACGACGGGAGCCATCGGCGTCCAGGGCAGCGGCCAGATTCAGGCTGTTGGGGAACAGTGATGCGGTGTGGCCATCGTCGCCCATGCCCAACACCAGCACGTCAATCGGTGGCAATTCAGCCAGCATGTGATCGGCCTGCTCGGCGGCTTGTTCAAGATTGGCGCTGACACTGTAGAGGCTCAGAAACGTCGCCTTGGCCGCCGGGCCTTGCAGCAAGTAACGCTTGATCAGACCGGCGTTACTGTCAGCGTGCTCGACCGGCACCCAACGCTCATCGGCCAACGTCACCACAACCCTGGACCAGTCCAGCGGCTGCTTGGCCAGGTTCTGGAAGAACGCGACAGGACTGCGTCCACCGGAAACCACCAGGGTCGCCGTGCCGTGCGCGCTGATGGCCTCGCGCAGTTGCTCGGCCACGGCCAGTGCGAGGCCATCGGCCAACAGCACTGGGTTTTTGAACTCATGGGCGCTGACGCCCTGAGGCAGTTTCAATTCAGATATCGCCATACCACGACCTCCCGTCTCGCGTGATCAGAGCAATGGAGCTCATCGGTCCCCAGGACCCGGCCGCATAAGGCTTGGGCGCGTCACCGGATTTTTTCCACCCGGCGATCAACTGGTCACACCACTTCCACGCGGCTTCGATTTCATCTTTACGGACAAACAGGTTCTGATTGCCGCGCATCACTTCCAGCAACAACCGCTCGTAGGCATCGGGAATCCGCGCGCTGCGATAGGTATCGGAAAAATTCAGCTGCAACGGACCGCTGCGCAGCTGCATGCCTTTATCGAGGCCTTGTTCTTTGGTCATCACACGCAAGGAAATGCCTTCGTCAGGTTGCAGGCGAATGATCAGCTTGTTGCTGATTTGCAGACGCTGCTCGGGAGCGAAAATATAGTGGGACGGTTCCTTGAAGTGGATAACGATCTGCGACAACTTCTGCGGCATCCGCTTACCGGTACGCAGGTAAAACGGCACGCCGGCCCAACGCCAGTTGCGAATATCGGCACGCAGGGCGACGAACGTCTCAGTGTCACTCTGGGTGTTGGAATTTTCTTCTTCCAGGTAACCCGGAACCGACTTGCCTTCGCTGTACCCAGCGATGTACTGACCGCGTACCACTTGGGTAGTGAGGCCCTCAGGACTGATCGGCGCCAAGGCTTTGAGGACTTTGACTTTCTCGTCTCGGATGCTGTCCGCGGACAGGTCAGCCGGCGGGTCCATGGCGATCAGGCAGAGCAGTTGCAACAGGTGATTCTGGATCATGTCCCGCAACTGACCGGCCTTGTCGAAATAACCCCAGCGGCCCTCGATACCGACCTTTTCAGCCACGGTAATTTCCACGTGGGAAATGTAGTTCTGGTTCCACTGGGTTTCGAACAGGCTGTTGGCGAAACGCAGGGCGATCAAGTTCTGGACCGTTTCTTTGCCCAGATAGTGATCAATGCGGTAGGTACGGTTTTCCGGGAAGAACTGCGCCACTGCGTCGTTGACTGTACGCGAGGATTCCAGATCCGAACCGATGGGCTTTTCCAACACCACACGGGTGTTTTCGGCCAGCCCAACCTTCGCCAGGTTCTCGCAAATCGCGCCGTAAACCGCTGCCGGTGTGGCGAAGTAGGCAATCAATCGTTGAGCAGTGCCGGCTTGTTCGGCCAGGGCGACATAATCGTCAGCCTTGAGGAAATCGACGTGCAAGTAACTCAATCGGGAGAGGAAACGCTCGACCACGGCTTCGTCCAGCTCTTTGGCATCGACGTAGCGGCGCAGCTCGGTGGCGATAAACGCCATGTGCTGTTGCTCGCTGCCGGGTTCACGGGCCAACGCGATGATTCGCGTGTTCTCGTGCAACAGGCCGGCACCGTCAAGTTGATAAAGGGCAGGAAACAGCTTGCGCAAGGCCAGGTCGCCAAGGGCGCCGAACAAGGCAAAGGTGCACGGTTCAACCGTAATCGAAGGCATGATGTTTGTTCTTTTATCAAGTTAAGCTACAAATACCTTTTTTCAAGGCATCACTCAAGGGAAAATGTAGTAATAACCACAACATTTTCGCAAAATACAGATTCCGAGTGGTGGTCAGTCGGAGCCATCAGTAGGATAGGCCACCGTGACAGGCCGTATCAAAGGCCCAATTTGCATAGTCGAACGCTCATTTGCGCTGCTGACCTAAGGAACATGAAATGGACCGCGTGCGAAATCTACTGGAACAGATCCAGAATCGCCTTGAAGACCTGAACAAGGCAGAACGCAAAGTCGCCGAAGTGATCCTGCTTAACCCGCAGCAGGCCACCCGGTTCAGCATCGCCGCGCTCGCCCAAGCCTCGAAAGTCAGCGAGCCAACGGTCAACCGCTTCTGCCGTTCATTCGGTGTCAGCGGCTACCCGGAGCTCAAGCTGCAATTGGCCCAGAGCCTGGCCAGCGGCGCCGCGTATGTCAGCCGTGCGGTCGAGGCCGATGACAACCCTGAAGCCTATACCCAGAAAATCTTCGGCAGCGCCATCGCGTCCCTCGACAGCGCATTGCAGGCACTGGACCCGAGCCTGATCAGTCGTGCCGTCGACTTATTGATCCAGGCCCGGCAGATCCACTTCTTCGGCCTCGGTGCCTCCGCGCCCGTGGCGCTGGATGCACAACATAAGTTCTTTCGCTTCAACTTGGCAGTCACCGCTCATGCGGATGTACTGATGCAGCGCATGATTGCCTCGGTAGCGCACACCGGCGAATTGTTTGTGATCATTTCCTACACCGGTCGCACCCGCGAACTGGTGGAAGTGGCGCGCATTGCCAGGGCAAACGGGGCATCGGTACTGGGCCTGACGGCTGAAGGTTCCCCGCTGGCCAAGGCCAGCACCCTGAGCCTGAACATTCCGCTGCCCGAAGACACCGACATCTATATGCCAATGACCTCACGGATCATTCAGTTGACCGTGCTGGATGTGCTGGCCACCGGCATGACCTTGCGCCGAGGCGTTGATTTCCA is a window of Pseudomonas sp. DC1.2 DNA encoding:
- a CDS encoding aminotransferase class V-fold PLP-dependent enzyme, giving the protein MPDNTRRARDEAFWQTFADRYAVEPGPINLENGYFGRMSRTVIEEYQRNIELINASNSVYVRQRFEQGDSLDIRGQLAELMGVHAQSVALTRNATDGLQALIRNYNRLQPGDQVLFCDLEYDTVKGAMRWLARHRGVEVIEIEHQHPASFDSLLSTYREAFARYPRLKLMALTHVTHRTGLVMPVKAIAAAAREHGIDVILDGAHALGQIEFKLDELGIAFAGFNLHKWMGAPLTLGFIYIAPQRLSDIDPDMGEAHFPINDIRARTPYSTPNIPALLTLPLVFEEHRAMGGAPAKGARLNYLRNLWVSAVRELPGIEVMTPDDPRLYCGITSLRFTHHPDQQQMAERLLNEYNVFTVARSGAACGTCIRITPGLTTTAADMKILSRALSELR
- a CDS encoding intradiol ring-cleavage dioxygenase, with the translated sequence MDDNSPVVIPHPAVFLLSPEQITGPHLKRPDLIRRNISEGADGIPLILRLTIVDAMTSEPVTDALVDIWHCNMRDTCSGWNDVEPQEDVDVLGTDSIPCSDGNTYLRGGQFTDHKGNVRFTTIYPGFYAGRVLHIHLAVRMVSGTRCQDEEQVAWVGKLYFPETVSRSALNAREYRGLTSLSQSNRPANSDDSRAAAASTLTIHTLGRDTHEDGFFGHLSIGIDTFAVSTHIKPEDFDKYTV
- a CDS encoding bifunctional 4-hydroxy-2-oxoglutarate aldolase/2-dehydro-3-deoxy-phosphogluconate aldolase: MTNPSPTVSMADKVALIDSLCAKARILPVITIAREQDVLPLADALAAGGLTALEVTLRSQFGLKAIQILREQRPELCTGAGTVLDRNMLAAAERAGSQFIVTPGITRDLLEASVDSPIPLLPGISNASGIMEGYGLGYRRFKLFPAEVSGGVAAIKALGGPFGEVKFCPTGGVSPANIKSYMALKNVMCVGGSWMLDPEWIKNGDWARIQECTAEALALLD
- the pgl gene encoding 6-phosphogluconolactonase, giving the protein MAISELKLPQGVSAHEFKNPVLLADGLALAVAEQLREAISAHGTATLVVSGGRSPVAFFQNLAKQPLDWSRVVVTLADERWVPVEHADSNAGLIKRYLLQGPAAKATFLSLYSVSANLEQAAEQADHMLAELPPIDVLVLGMGDDGHTASLFPNSLNLAAALDADGSRRCWPMLAPSVPHQRLSMSRALLASAKHTVLSISGQSKLITLNAALAGDDVAAMPVRAFLQSKLEIYWCP
- the zwf gene encoding glucose-6-phosphate dehydrogenase, translating into MPSITVEPCTFALFGALGDLALRKLFPALYQLDGAGLLHENTRIIALAREPGSEQQHMAFIATELRRYVDAKELDEAVVERFLSRLSYLHVDFLKADDYVALAEQAGTAQRLIAYFATPAAVYGAICENLAKVGLAENTRVVLEKPIGSDLESSRTVNDAVAQFFPENRTYRIDHYLGKETVQNLIALRFANSLFETQWNQNYISHVEITVAEKVGIEGRWGYFDKAGQLRDMIQNHLLQLLCLIAMDPPADLSADSIRDEKVKVLKALAPISPEGLTTQVVRGQYIAGYSEGKSVPGYLEEENSNTQSDTETFVALRADIRNWRWAGVPFYLRTGKRMPQKLSQIVIHFKEPSHYIFAPEQRLQISNKLIIRLQPDEGISLRVMTKEQGLDKGMQLRSGPLQLNFSDTYRSARIPDAYERLLLEVMRGNQNLFVRKDEIEAAWKWCDQLIAGWKKSGDAPKPYAAGSWGPMSSIALITRDGRSWYGDI
- a CDS encoding MurR/RpiR family transcriptional regulator → MRNLLEQIQNRLEDLNKAERKVAEVILLNPQQATRFSIAALAQASKVSEPTVNRFCRSFGVSGYPELKLQLAQSLASGAAYVSRAVEADDNPEAYTQKIFGSAIASLDSALQALDPSLISRAVDLLIQARQIHFFGLGASAPVALDAQHKFFRFNLAVTAHADVLMQRMIASVAHTGELFVIISYTGRTRELVEVARIARANGASVLGLTAEGSPLAKASTLSLNIPLPEDTDIYMPMTSRIIQLTVLDVLATGMTLRRGVDFQPHLRKIKESLNASRYPVGDEFN